The region AATTAGGGGAGTGTTTTGTTCATTACACACTCCATATCCATTAGAGTTTACTTCAGCTAATGCTCCCTTTGAAGTACACACATTTTTATAGAGTGTTGTCCTATAAGTGCTGTGAGAGTGCTGCAGTTTAAGTACTGTGTACCGTATTGGACGTGTTCTGTGGcttgtgctgtgttgtctgtggtttgGTATGGGCAGATGCTGGTGGAGCAGAAGAAGCTGAACAGACAGAGTCAGATCATACTGCAGAGTGTCTCTCCCAGTGAGGCCCTACAAAATGCCCTCAGTGATGTCTCCAGACTCACTCAGACCCTCGAAACCCAGAGACTGGAACACGAGCAACAGGTCAGGAACAAGAAATCCATCATGCgagcacatagacacacacacacacacacgggcacacacacgtttacacacactcacagatataCGCTATACACTGCTCACACTCTCTGGTGATCAACAAGGAACACTACATACATGCGGACACACATTGCTGGTACTTGTAAGGGATAAGCATTATAGCTCCTCTTCTGTTGTTCTTGATATAAACTGAGATTAATTTGatgaaacagatggaaaaaaacattgattAGAGTATTATTCTCACTGACAGTACATTGGGTTTTCATTTTTGAAGGAAAGGAGCTGTTAAATAGAACAAGAGTTTCTGATCTCCTGTGGAACACCATAGCATATGATGTGTGTATTTCAAGCATATGCTTACAGTATATCATCTTGGCATACTAACAATATTTGTACTGCTTCATTTTAGATGGTAAAACATCCCTTTCATTTTGTGCCCAGATCAAATATTTGTATGCTGCTGAAAAGCCTGAGAGAGAATTATTAAATCAATTAAAGCTGGTGTTGCCCTTTGGAGTCATAATTGCCTCCAGGAGCACTTATGGCAGCAACTGTTAGCAACCAACATAATAAAGACACTAGAGGCACCATTCAAATTGATTCTGACAATTACTAAAGAGTGGGATCACTGATCCCTTGCGCTGGAGCAGAAAAGGTGAGCTGTGCCCTCCATTTAAAGAATAATTAACATATTATTTGAGGAACTGCAAAACCAAAGCCTGGCACTATTCCGAAGCTACTTATCAGCAATTATCACCACAGGGGCTATTTTAGGTGGTATCTTTGTGCAACTTCTGTGCTCTGCTCTGAAggggtctgtatgtgtgtgtgtgtgtgtgtggtgtgtgtgtgtgtggtgtgtgtgtatgtgcatgtgtacatgcacacactcagtaaATAAACCACCGCTCAACACTTTCTTCTATATGCAATGCTGAAGCATTAGAATATGAACATTTTATCGTGTTTATAAAGGTCCTGCATACATTGTTAGTTTTTATCAAtgtttactcaaaaaaaaaaaacttcatttacTGTTAAGCCACAGTTTTTTGACTAATGACAATTTAAAAACTTAGTATGGCCGTTTTTCAATGAAGTCAGTGTAAATATCTCAGTGTTCTTGTTTTGGTTATCCTTAGTTCTTTTTGACTGGTCAACCTGTTTTGTCTGAttttcctttgttgttgttggttagGCCTGGTCTTGTTTTCTCATTGGTTACACATTTTCAGATGAAGTTAATGGAGGAGCAGCTACAGAGCTCTGAGTTGAGAAGAGAGCTGACAGCACTGCAGTGTAAAACAGAGTTActggaagaggagaaaagagaatgcCTGGAGAAATGTGccaaagcagaaacagaggCTAAGGACCTCAGGTTTACAGGTAGACAGGGTtgacaaatatatttgtttatcaGCAACAACGAGCTACTTTACCCTTTGAAACAGCTTTAACATGAAGGTTTGAAGTACTCTTAACACTAATAGTTGAAGTTATTTCAGTTTATATGTGAGTAGTAATATAGCAGACTAACATCTACTGTTTGAGCAAACTTCTCACATGGTTCTTACATGTTTACATAGTATCCCAGTAGCACTTTATGACCATTAATGTTGACACCTGCCAAGTCTTATGTCTCAGAGTTACAGCTGCTGATTCTATAGATTTTTTAGATTTGTTCCTTGCCTTTTAGTGGAGCAGCTACAGAAGAAACTTCAACAAATCTCAAACCCTATAccagctccagcaccccctccacctcccccacctcctcccccacctcctcctgctcctgccTCCAACCctcttaggtaagaacagagTCACCAGCACTAAAAGATGCATGTTTAGTTTCAGATACAGATACATATTAGagatttcacagacacacattccagaccatattttgttttgtagcttTAAAGGGTAAACTCTCAAAAAACACTAGTACACTAGCAGTCATTCACTGATAAGTGATTGAGTATTTACCTTAATCTTTTATTGGTGGtcagagtgcacacacactgttacagttgTCTTATTCCATTCACGtttgatgttttttcttctAGTTCACTTCTATCAATGCTTCGAAAAAGAAAGGGGGTCAGTAATGATATTCCATTAGTGGAGCAAGACTCAGCAAAAGAACcaggtaaaaacacaaacttgCACTAACTGGCCAAGTGCATACTAGCTAatgttatgtatttttgtatatcAGAGTACATTTCCTGCTTACTCTGGTACTAACTGTAAGTTATGTTGTAATGAAGTCATGGCAAGAGCAACTTGATTGACAGTTTCTAATCAGAAGCATTCCACGGTGTCCAGAGATGCGTTTCACTGGGTTATCAGCTCTGTCACTTTTGGGGAATTCTGAGAGACTTACTTGAAATGTcacaagaataaaaaataatcttTATTCAAGATCCAGAGAAGATATGTATTTCAAACACCTGCACAAGTGCGTGGTCTGTGTCTCAAGAGTTTGATTGTCTGTTTATAACACAACAAACCCTACATTACATCACAAAGAAGAGCAGGGGAGCAGGGGAGCAGGGAGCATCTCCTGTAATCTTCCACAGATTAGAGCAATGATTTATTCGAgctgtgcatctctctctctctctctctcagactgattCAGTACATAGCTAGATACATGATCTGCAATGCAATACCGGAGAGATGTAGGTTATATGTAATGATTCGGTTTCATATGAATGGATGCGATATGATTCAGTTCATTCAATGCACAATCTTAGGTTTGACTGATTGAAAGTATAAACTATTTATAATTTCATAAAATAAGGGCGAAAGATAAGCAGCACAGTCATCTCAGATCTGGTTTTAACGTCTCAAATCTAGCgtgggtgagtgtgagagagagattgcggAGCCCGAACTTGGAGTATAAGATAACacagagaagagggggagaagACACTGCCAATCTCACATACAAAAGAACAGTATGCTCTTTTTCATGCGGCGtctcaatatcacacacacttgGTTTTGCCCAAAATTTAGGCTCGACTGAGTATGCTGAATTTGTGCAGCTATATTTTAAGCATTTCCGTCAATGAGTGTTAGAAACTAGCTTTTTGtgcttaaaatgtattatttaaagCACAAAAGATTTTCACGTGGTAGGCTATATGTATTATAATACAGTGAAATGGTTAGGTATACCGTGTTCTCATGGGAAGAACACAATCTAATTTTAAGAAAGATTACAACTGTGGCTGTCCCTTTGCTGTGTAATCTCTCTTCCAGTAAAGAACTGTAGACCATCAAACTAGTAGAGAAAAATGGGTACCAATACCTACTAAATGCTGAAGGTCAAACAATTTTGCTCCCTATTGAGTTTTTGGTCACACACTCATGtatgtttttccattttcaccGACAAAGGACAAACCTTGAAAATATAATGCAAGTTGTGAGGTCATATCGTTTGTGTAGCTCGGCTGTACTACCGCCCTTGTTCTGTCACCAGTGTATTCCATTGTAACACTTTTGGAGAGGATGTGAAGGCCTCTTGAATGGAGGGTTTTCAAAAGGTGGCCTGCAGTCTTCgttgttagttttgtttttaagtttaaaCAGTTAAGTTAAAGAAGTTTGCAAACTAAATCGGAGACATTGAAAGGACACGCACCCCTTAGATTTGCAAGTTATGTATCTACTGCTGAAAGTCGCAGGCCTAAATCTCATTTCTTCACCATGCAATCACACAAGGCATTCAAACTGAGAAGACAAGGGTTCAAAAAGTTGATGGCAAATTTTTCAGAATTTGTCACTGAGTTTGTAATTAATGTTGAGAAATAttgtgacagagaaaatatgGTAAATGAATGTTATTTATAATTGACTAAATTTGTAAAAGAATGTGCATCAAATACCTAATGATAGCCAGGGACgttgtagactttttttttttttgtaagtccATTGCAAAATGTGAAGTTAGCTTTCAGAAGTTGCCCTCTAATGAGAGaatcactttgtgtgtgtgtgtgtgtgtgtgtgtgtgtgtgtgtgagacttagAGAAGGACGTCAGACAACAGGCTGTGGAAGAGATGATGGAGCGGATAAAAAAGGGTGTTCATCTCCGACCTGTTAGTCAGACAGCCAGCAGAACCAGACCAGTACAGGTATCATAAACACACCCAcgtttgtgttctgttctgttattaTCTGTTCTGATGGAAGTtgttcctttcattttcttgtttttggtaTTAAACATGTAGTGATTTATGCTTCATATATATTTTACTCTAAGTAACGATGTTGAACAGCATTATGTGATCCAGTGTATCTCGAACAATAGAAGATTGTGTAGTAATGGTACCTGTCTATTTTTCAGAATAGTACATGCTATATCTTGCCtgacattcacattttcttaGCATTACAAACATTAAAGTAATTTTCTACTGATGTCGTGATTATGTACACTTTGATAATATGAGAAGACAGCACTGACTGTTCTTAAATGTGCGTTTCTGGATTGAGGCTGAAGTGCTCTCTGTAGGCTTTCAGGCTTCTATCACTGAAGGTAAACAGTATTAGGTATTATCATAATTttgctgaaaacaacaacaccatattttctttatccacagagagagcagatacCCTCAAATTCTGCCATTCAAGAACTTAAAGGAATCTTGgtaactgacattttaaaaaatttgttttcatgtcCATGTCATCAAAATATAgctgattatttgtttttttctttattagtgttaattttacaaaaaataaaataaaacattgtccaatgtttgcatgtatgtgatGTTAATTAGTGGTAGATGCCATGGGAAGCTTGTAACCGAACCTCACTCTcttgatgttttgtgtttaaacCACACAGAGCACTGTTAAGCAGCCCACCCCCTCCCTATCAGGGGCTAGACCCTCACCCATAAACACCCAGTCGGAGCTGGAGCGAGTTCTACAGAGACGCCGGTGTGTGCTGGAAACTTCTCAGGGCGCCCGTGAGTTACGCTTCATCATTTTCCTTTACAGTCCATACAGACAATAACCCACACACAAGACACTCTCACACCAGTCTGACTACGACCTAGGATATAGACTGGACACACCCCTACAGCTCAGAACACGCTATGCTACTCTCAAACATCAGGCGAgccttgtgtttctctttgtctccacaaactctgtgtctgtctaatgGGTTGTCTTAAGCTTCTTCAATTGTATTtagtagaaaataaaaaatgtcttAACTATAATCGAGATGTGACTTTTAAAAGTAACTTTAGAAAATATTGTGATTATCATTTAATCTTGTGGCCTCTGTAACCTGCCGGTTTAAATAccacattaaaatatttgtaagtATTCTGTGACATAAGTGATGAATGTTAAAGGTCTTACAGTATTACACTTTGCTTTGATTGAAAATTATACCATAATGTAATCAGAATCATGATGGActagctttatttttttaaatggctcCCAAAAACATATATTCCCATGTAGCATTTGGAACGTTATGTAGCATTGAGAACATTATGTAGCATTGAGAACGTTATGTAGCATTGAGAACGTTATGTAGCATTGGGAACATTATGTAGCATTGAGAACGTTATGTAGCATTGAGAACATTATGTAGCATTGAGAACATTATGTAGCATTGAGAACGTTATGTAGCATTGAGAACATTATGTAGCATTGAGAACGTTATTTAGCATTGAGAACATTATGTATCACTGGGAACGTTATGTAGCATTGAGAACATTATGTATCACTGGGAACGTTATGTAGCATTGAGAACATTATGTAGCATTGAGAACGTTATGTAGCATTGACAACATTATGTAGCATTGAGAACATTATGCAGCATTGGGAACATTATGTAGCATTGAGAATGTTATGTAGCATTGAGAACGTTATGTAGCATTGAGAACATTATGTAGCATTGTGAACGTTATCTAGCATTGAGAACGTTATGTAGCATTGAGAACATTATGTAGCATTGAGAACATTATGTAGCATTGAGAACGTTATGTAGCATTGAGAACGTTATGTATCACTGGGAACGTTATGTAGCATTGAGAACATTATGCAGCATTGTAAGGGAATGTTACGGTTCTTTTGCATGTCTCTGCACTAGAACATAGAGCAAAGTTTTTAGTGATAGGtgattagtattttttttcaatatgtCATATTCTTTGTATATGTTTTCCCAGCGTGCTCAAGTTTGAAGTCCTTTGATAATGATTATCTAATACGTCACTTCCTTTTCCTCTGACCAGTTCATTTTTGTCACAACATTCACAACCCTGTCTCTCCGTCCCAGTCTTCTCCAACATCTTACTGTCTCATTCACCACCTGCATCTCtacttcattttcatctctctggcTCATTGCTTTTTACCATCTCACACTGTATAACTCTCCATGTGCACCAGTGTCTTCATCCCAGCCGTTCCCCAGCAGTGTTCTGGACCTGGACAGGAAGAGGAAGGCCCAGTCTCAGTCTGACCAAGCCCCCACAATGGGAGACCAAACAACAGAGCATAACACCCACAGTGTCAATGAACCCTGACCTGTCCTAGCTACTCCATGCTTCAGTTAACTGCACTGAATGCCCAACCTCTCTTAGACATGTGTGCTAACATCACACCTGCGCTGCAAGAATTACATAGGAGAAAGGTATTTTCAAATTTGTCACTGACAGCTAcagttctcttttgttttggtatgtAGCCTCTGATTCACTGTATTACCGACCCTTACAACGTCCAGTATGCCTGTCACATTTCTTAACTGGCTTTTTGTACTGATTCTTTGAGAATGTTTTAGATGATAAAACATCAAACATGGTTTTATAtgatattattttattttgttgtattgtaTTAATTACCTGCCAGTTAATGAACAAgtatcaaatgtgtgtgtgtgcgtgtgcatgtgtcaatatatgtgtatgtatgcgtatatgtgtgtgtgtgtgtgtgtgtgtatgtgtgtgtgtgtgtgtgtgtgtgtatatatatatatatatatgatatacaTGTCAttcccttgttagcaaaatgaccaaaatgcatcccccttgttaacccccttgtgaatatatatatatgtgaatatAATCAAGCCCATCTAAACCCTGTAATGTCATAATCTCTTTACATCTCTGGCTGCTGGCACCATGTCTCTCCTTGATGTAGGGAAGGCATCTATAGTGAATAATCATTATCAGTTTAATAATGGTGAAATTAAATACTCCAGTCCACAGGTTGAGGCTTTACGTAGCTCTTTCATGATGACTGTTGAGAAGTTATGGACATGGTCTTTGTTTGTCTCTACAGAATCTGTGGATGGCCATTTTTAGCTAGCCTTTAACATTTGCCAAATAAGGGTGTTTTTGAATTGGACTGTCTAGACCCATCTTAACCTTGTAGTCGCTCTGTAAGTAATTACAAGGCACTGTGGCAGATTTTCTTACTCCATCTTAGGCAGTGGAGGTAGTGTTTCATCAGCCACagttcttttttcacatttgcttTTGTTGCACTTTCCATTTAAAAGCCGAGCTTTTGGCTCAGATCCTGGGGATATTAATTTGAACTAGTAATATTTTCTGAAAGGAGACATGATTAGTGAGCTGAATGGAATACTAATGCTAGTTTTGACATATAGAAGAATCACAATGATACTGTAATTTCAGTCAGCCAGAGGGAATCTGAAAAGTTGTCATTGTGTTTCATGTAGACTATGAGCCCCAGCCcactatttaaaataaatagccTTGTTAAAATATGACCGTTTGGAATCCAACACTATTCGATAGACATATTTaactataaaaacaaaagaaagaattttGAGGAGTGACAAAATGCTCACATAGAGGGGTACACTTAAACTTTAAGGAATCAGTCACAGTTGTtcggaaaaaaaacaacaacaacaacaatttctGCTGAGGAACAGTTGTTATTTCCATCAATGAGAGGTCTTCTTTTATAATTATTCctacaaaaaagagagaccgtCTTGCCCTCTGTAGAATTTTAAGGAGttagtgtgtgtcagagctgagaCAATTGCATTCCCCGGTGCAGCTCAGCGCTATTGTGAGGAgcacagtgcatgtgtgtcagtgatcttTTGGAGTGCTGTGGCAATGAATGCTTCATTAAGCCAGGTGATTATTCATACAGAACAAGGCCTTAGTTGGTTGGTATGAAACAGTTCACTGTTCAGGGAGGGAGCACATACTTGTGCGTTTTATTTTAGCGCCTCGTAAAGTTGTAGCCGTCGCTACAGTCAAAGCCAAAATCTTGCTGTCCAAGTACAGAAATTCTTTTTTATGAGTCAGTTTTGAAACTATTTTGATAGTGGACGAttaatttgataaattaatgttctttttaatcttcttttcaTCTCGATCGGAAACTTTACAAAACGTGTTTGGAAGTGTAGACTGTTTGCAATGTAAAGTTTGGcactttttgcatttttaccTTGCATTATTGAAATATCAACAGTGTCTCATAGTGCACTAAGGTTTTGTAATACAGTGCTTTCATATTATTGTATTTTACAGTAATGCAACATCTGCATTGTGTATGAGTACATTTGATTTCTTTATCTGTTTAAGAAAATATGCTAAGATTACACCTCTACAATACTGAAGATTTTCAAGCAATGAGTATGCATTCCTTGGTTTACAgttttttggggattttttatttttttgttgttgtggggttttttttgtttgtttgttttttggccttGAAATGAATGACATGTCTGGTTTTATGAGCCAAGAGCTAAGCCTGTCCACGCATGGTTTGTTACAGGTAAATCACCTTCAGAATAAGCCCACGTTTACAAATTACCAAAATGTCTGTCATGGCTGGTTAGGCCCTGGGGATTCGATTTCTATTTGTCACCCCCACCTGTGCTAATTTGTTGGGTGATTTTCTGAAGTGCTGGTTAGACGGCATGGCTGGAAAGAAGAACGCTGTCTATTTTTGCCATTGTGTTGAGCTGCTAATGAAAGCTTTGGGCCTCATTCAGACACTTAGGCACAATTTCCAGTGTCAGCTTAGTCTGGAGAATAGAGTTAAATCCCTCCAGATTGAGGTGGAATCTCAACACCACCTTCAGATGACCTTGATGACCTAATTCTtttagcttgtttgttttggagttggggtttttgtgtgtatgtgcaaatgCAGGAAAGCTTGATGGCTGCTCCACACAGAATCTTTAATCACCGCTTAAGTACCCCAAAACTACAACAGCGCTGTGATCAGAGGAAGTTCCTCTCTAAATGAATTTTACAGCGCATTTACCTTCAGCAATGGTCTTGctaagacagagaggggaaggggTCTGTGGAATGGAGTGGAAGGGGGTAATTTTGCCTGTGGACTAAGAGCTCAGAAACACCTCTTTGTTTGGATTGTGGACATATCCATTTTCTCATGCTAGCACAGTCTTAAAGACATAAGTGAGGGAGACGGTGAGGCGACTTTAAACTACAGGCTTTGGGTTGAGGAAGCCCTGCTAGTCTGACCGGCACAGTGTGCTCTTCATTGCCTTTGTTTTTCAAAAGGCTAAATATACTACACTCACATCAGTGAAGCGGTGTGTGATGTAACTCTGAGTAACATATGTATGTCAAATACTGAAATAACTGTGTGAGTTAGCACATTTTAATATGTGTGAGATTTACTCCTCAATTTCACAATACGCATTCAAGCCTTTAGAACGAATGTCATTTCAGTCCGTAGGTCAAGGGTCACTTAAGATTCATTTGGAAGGTGAAATGAAACCTGCCGAGAACTTTGATCAATAGcttatttttgtgtttaaattttcAAAGAGCCAAACTGATTAGTCCATTTACGACATGTGCTGTGCAGTCTTTTTGAAGATGATTGTTTCCAAGTAGGGCTTAAAGTCTCTGAGTAGAATCAGAGTAAATGATTCACTCAATTAATTCCCTCATGCTTTGAGTCAGCATTTGACACTGATTGACACAGGGTAAACAATCTGTCAATCCTGATAACTATGCAATTACCAAAGGCCGTGCTGTGCTCTTGATGTTTTCCCTtatatttattcctttttctttatatttttattcatttgcaaTGCATGCTCAATCTCTTTAGTGCAACCGCAGTCAGCCAGTAcaaaatgttgcatttttttctcttgaggACCTCCAATTAGGAGGtctctttgtgtgaatgtgtgtgcatgtgtgtgtgtatgcacactgTGTACAGGAGACACTTAATTTAGCTTATTTTGTtagtcattttgtttattttccaaacAGAGTGATTGCCTGGTGGGGAGCCATTGCTGCTGTGGAGCCAAAAGAACAgtcgcttttttttctttttctcttttttttcaaccaaTGTTGGTTCTTCTTGATGGGAGAATTTTTGTGCACTCTCTTTATCACACCCTCTTTatcacactctcgctctctctattcAGTGTACTCCAACACATCTTAAAGGATTACTGTGGCAGAGTCtgaaaacatgtctttttgtAACAAACACTTCAGAAATTATTCATGTTTTCAGTATCCTGTATCAACATGATGGCAAAACacaataatgaaatatatttaaagtTCATCTAAATTGtgttaaattccattttaagtAGATTACTAAAGTGGACTGGCATCCTGCACAGCTGTGTCATTATATTTTCTCTGCTGAAACACAAACCACCCCACAGTTTAATActgctctctcacagacacacacacacacacagacacaaacacacacacagacacacacacacacacagcggatGCCTCTTCTGTGGACCATTGCTTTCCTTTTTGGCTTCTTTTGATGGGTAAAATAATTGCCTCTTTTAAGACTTTGTGGGTTGTCCAGAGAATGTTTAGAACAGGATGTGACATATTATCTGAGGCCTCCACACAATGAGATTTCTTGTTTGGTTGACAGCATCAGAAAGGTGCTAAACTGATATTGTTCCATGTTGTTACTTCCAAATCAAGCTCTTTTAAGCAATTcatcttttaattaaaaaaaaaaggcgcatGTTAATTTTATGACTGAAAATGGTCATTTGCtgattttttatctttttttttttttttaacttttcttcaGTAAATTCATTGAGATGCTTTTGAAGTAAACTTGAATGTCATCCATGAAATAAAACTTCAGTGTATATGTGGGTTATTGGGGTTTTTCTCTGCGTTTTTCTTTTACCAGATGCATGTTTTAGTTCTGGAGA is a window of Chanos chanos chromosome 10, fChaCha1.1, whole genome shotgun sequence DNA encoding:
- the shtn1 gene encoding shootin-1, yielding MATSDDVQHLKTISDLSNQALQQYEALQKEHESTKMECKQMQEERDEALRKLDEFEQLCHKVIEEVNNIQENLEIEKTCRQSVEALASKLNRENRSLKRKSMLYMAHLGLNVLAEINLDDEEDEEEEQEKDGGCTSSHCHLVITELRDKMETLLNDKKQMALDLEAARGQLQHLREALLTEKRDKTLLTAETVQQKKLLAKCNRVSMYALEEFEALQGDLQLERDLRSEAEKFAREMLVEQKKLNRQSQIILQSVSPSEALQNALSDVSRLTQTLETQRLEHEQQMKLMEEQLQSSELRRELTALQCKTELLEEEKRECLEKCAKAETEAKDLRFTVEQLQKKLQQISNPIPAPAPPPPPPPPPPPPPAPASNPLSSLLSMLRKRKGVSNDIPLVEQDSAKEPEKDVRQQAVEEMMERIKKGVHLRPVSQTASRTRPVQREQIPSNSAIQELKGILSTVKQPTPSLSGARPSPINTQSELERVLQRRRCVLETSQGALSSSQPFPSSVLDLDRKRKAQSQSDQAPTMGDQTTEHNTHSVNEP